The proteins below come from a single Ochotona princeps isolate mOchPri1 chromosome 13, mOchPri1.hap1, whole genome shotgun sequence genomic window:
- the LOC131481723 gene encoding vomeronasal type-1 receptor 51-like produces the protein MLSLKHLYFFQAGIGILANTFLLVFHIFTIHQIHRPRPTDMITCQLSFVHIVMLLTSLDISSADMFKSLGFPDDLKCKVMLYVSRVSRGLSISITCLLSIVQVITISPSSFYLSRFKQKLTHYIVIAFFCICCFNLCSNSSMVINTVAHSNRTNLLNVNKYCSLTTINSIVRALYRMLILTQNIFFVGIMLLSSMYMVIFLCSHQRKSEYLHSMSISPRTSPAKRATCTVLVLLSFFVIMYCVDSIISFFSAVLWKYEPVVLGVQTLVGNIYATVSPLVLISSDKRIADILKKVINICQLFQELVK, from the coding sequence ATGTTATCACtgaaacatttgtattttttccaagCTGGCATTGGTATCTTAGCCAATAccttcctccttgtcttccacatcttcacaatCCATCAAATTCATAGGCCTAGACCAACTGATATGATCACTTGTCAGTTGTCTTTTGTCCATATAGTGATGCTACTTACCTCTCTAGATATTTCATCAGCAGATATGTTCAAATCCCTGGGATTTCCAGATGATTTAAAGTGTAAAGTTATGCTCTACGTGAGTAGAGTGTCTAGgggtctctccatctccatcacCTGTCTGCTGAGCATTGTTCAGgtcatcaccatcagtcccagctccttctactTGTCAAGATTTAAGCAGAAACTCACACATTATATTGTCAttgctttcttctgtatttgttGCTTCAACCTGTGTTCCAATAGCAGCATGGTCATCAACACTGTAGCTCATTCCAACAGGACCAATCTACTCAATGTCAATAAGTACTGCTCACTCACCACTATAAATTCCATTGTCAGGGCACTATATCGCATGCTTATCTTGACCCAGAACATCTTCTTTGTAGGAATCATGCTGCTATCCAGCATgtacatggtgattttcttatgtagccatcagaggaagtctgagtacctTCACAGCATGAGCATTTCCCCAAGAACCTCCCCAGCAAAAAGGGCAACATGTACTGTCCTAGTTCTGctgagtttctttgtgattatgtatTGTGTGGATAGTATTATCTCATTCTTTTCAGCTGTATTGTGGAAATACGAACCTGTGGTCCTGGGTGTGCAGACACTGGTGGGAAATATTTATGCCACTGTCAGTCCTTTGGTGCTTATTAGTTCTGACAAGCGAATAGCTGACATTCTGAAAAAAGTAATCAATATTTGCCAATTATTTCAAGAGTTGGTAAAGTAA
- the LOC101521448 gene encoding LOW QUALITY PROTEIN: minor histocompatibility antigen H13-like (The sequence of the model RefSeq protein was modified relative to this genomic sequence to represent the inferred CDS: substituted 1 base at 1 genomic stop codon): protein MYMLESSMIPTKKMFWNKESERNSTMMMEFIVERERGFSPQCPCVRLCRCSSGWSWSRIPSAAWPWTRPLATCIASCTLLGVYIFFKISSQEYINLLLSVYFCVLGILALSHNISPFMNKFFPVNFPNCQYQLLFTQGSGENKEEIINYEFDTKDLVCLRLSNIVGVWYLLRKHWIANNLFGLAFSLNGVELLHLNNLSTGCILLGGLFIYNVFXVFGTNVMVTVAKAFEAPIKLVFPQDLLEKGLEADNFAMLGLGDIVIPGIFIALPLRFDISLKKNTHTYFYTSFAAYIFGLGLTIFIMHLFKHAQSALLYLVPACICLPVLVALAKVEVTEMFSYEESSPKDPTAVTESKEATEAAVAKGLKKKDK from the exons ATGTACATGCTGGAGAGCAGCATGATTCCTACAAAGAAGATGTTCTGgaacaaagaaagtgagagaaatagCACCATGATGATGGAGTTCATCGTGGAAA GGGAACGTGGCTTTTCCCCGCAGTGCCCGTGTGTCCGTCTGTGTCGGTGCTCCAGCGGCTGGAGCTGGAGTCGGATCCCAAGCGCAGCCTGGCCATGGACTCGGCCCTTAGCGACCTGCATTGCCAGCTGCACACTGCTGGGCGTCTACATCTTTTTCAAGATATCTTCCCAGGAGTACATCAACCTCTTGCTGTCCGTGTATTTCTGCGTGCTGGGCATCCTGGCCCTGtcccacaacatcagccccttcATGAATAAATTTTTTCCAGTCAACTTCCCCAACTGTCAGTACCAGCTGCTCTTCACACAGGGCTCTggagagaacaaagaagagatAATCAATTACGAGTTTGACACTAAGGATCTGGTGTGCCTGCGCCTGAGCAACATTGTTGGCGTCTGGTACCTGCTGAGGAAGCACTGGATCGCCAACAACCTGTTTGGCTTGGCCTTCTCCCTGAATGGGGTGGAGCTCCTGCACCTGAACAACCTCAGCACAGGCTGCATCCTGCTGGGCGGCCTCTTCATCTACAATGTCTTCTGAGTGTTTGGCACCAACGTGATGGTGACAGTGGCCAAGGCCTTTGAAGCACCAATAAAATTGGTGTTTCCCCAAGACCTGCTGGAGAAGGGCCTTGAAGCGGACAACTtcgccatgctgggcctgggagaCATCGTCATTCCAGGGATCTTCATTGCCTTGCCTCTGCGCTTTGACATCAGCTTGAAGAAGAACACGCACACCTACTTCTACACCAGCTTTGCAGCCTACATCTTCGGCCTGGGCCTCACCATCTTCATCATGCACCTTTTCAAGCACGCACAGTCTGCCCTGCTGTACCTGGTCCCTGCCTGCATCTGCCTTCCTGTCCTGGTGGCGCTGGCCAAGGTAGAAGTGACAGAAATGTTCA GTTATGAGGAGTCGAGTCCTAAGGATCCCACAGCAGTAACAGAATCCAAAGAGGCGACAGAGGCGGCAGTAGCCAAGGGGCTGAAGAAGAAGGACAAGTGA